The Hippocampus zosterae strain Florida chromosome 19, ASM2543408v3, whole genome shotgun sequence region taaaaaaaaaaacccagaaagtTGTGCtctgaatcacatttttttaaagaagggaaaaaaacaatataaaattGTACTtatagaaaataaatcaaatgtaaagaattaaacagTTTGTACGTCAAGATTGAAGGCTTCACTTCAATGCGTTGTGCTGCTCCTGCTTCTGGCCTGCCCACCATGGCCACGGAGGGGCAGTATAAAAAGTCATACAGAGACAAAGAGTGACTCAGCAGCCTACAATTAGCTGTTTCtcaaagaggataaagaatatattcttGTGAGTGTTGTGATCCTGCTATTCAGTGCTGAATGGCTTCACCATGACGATCCATTTTCGCCGATCAATGGTATTTCACAtttgttagcatcaagctaaagGCGCATTCTGAAGACAGAGTCGTGTGCTTGCTTTAAATATGCAATGTGTAATCTCTTTGTTTTACGTATGACAGCCAAGACATCACAATAACAATCTGAAGCCCTTGTACCTCCTcagcacaaaacaacaaaaaatccaaagaCGGCTCAACGTCGGTGCATCGGTAAGTCAAGGTCCCACTAAATTTCCaaattttaaaattctttttttaatttatactgcagtcttttttttcttacagctGTCTGTATATTCTGTACAGTATTCTTATCTGTGACGTAAAGCATGCATGTCCTAATGTGTATCTCTAAAGCTAAACACTATTTCCCATTGATTTGAACCCGGACACTTCCGCCGACCAGAGTCCACCTTGAAGAGTGCATTTATAAGCCCCCACTAAACTCCCACAAGCCCACTAATGAGATTCGCTGACGTGCCCCGTCTGCGCAAGCCACACTGCAGCTCTTCCTCTTTTCTGTTTGTCCACAGCTGGCAAACTACTTCAACTCCAAAAACGACTCCAGCGAGCACGACTCTGCATCCGAAAAGCAAACCAGCTGTAGCCGAGGACACGGCAGTACAAACAGGTAGTCAAAACTACAGTGTGCCTGTGTTTCATATATTCTCCCTGAGTTCACGTTGACTCAAAACTCTTGAGTGTGCATCTTTGTGAAACAAGAACACtcgacacccccgccccctccatgAACAAAACAGGAAATCTGAGCAAATCTTTTTTAACACCGGGATCAATTACTGACTTAAAGTGTGTACTTATGTAGGGGACAACTCCCGCAAACATATTTTTCCCACATGCCAAAATAAAGCATTTAATAATCCCCTAAAAGTGTCACAAATAATCCCCTTGATATAATTCAGTTCTTGGTCCAACAATCATGTGGTCCATCCTGGCAAAAGGTCTCGTTTCAACCTCATAAAGGAGCTGCAGCGCCCTCTGCAGGACGCTCGTTTAGTTGAATCTCTCTAGGTGGCGCCGTTTCCCCATCTCATTTCTTGCCCTTCAGAgtcctttttttccacccccttcATGTGTAAGCCCAAGGCTCAAAATCGTTGAGGAGCACTTTTGCTAATCAGTGGTTTAATTTGAGGAGCAACTCTGCACTTTTGAGgagcaatttcatttttttacaggTTAATCCTTAATCGCGGGTTAGGCTATAAGGCGATTGATTAGTCCATTATTTAATAGTTCAGtgatattttgtcacatttgttgTACAGTAGAATAAGATTGtttgaaattaatgaaaaataaataaatataatatatatatacgctaATAAAACGTTTTACACTATCAATATCTTTGTTGTCAGTTCTagtgctttaaaactggcaatttaaaagcaataaaagaaaaagttgcTGATCCGCGAACAGTGCGTCTCAACTGATCTgtgaaacaattaaaaaaaagttagggATCGCTCTTCTAAGCCACTCCTCCCAGGTGGCAAGTTGTTATGGAACAGAATTAATTTCCGGACCTGTTTAGCAACATGTGTCGCATTATTAAGTATAATTTTCTCTCCTGACACTTCTTAAATCGCCTACTGTTTTGTTGCCTGAtactgggaaaggctccagtcTAACTCAGGTTGAGCCAGATTTCGTGTACTTCACCACGCAAGCACAAAAATctggtttattcattcatttgcctttattttagtaCAACCCTATCCAATAAAACCCAAACAAtgacattatttttcaaaatgatccagcccacgcatgtctttgtttTGACGCCCGTGATGATTAATGTCCACAAATGGcaaatgctgaaaacaaaccAATGGTCGCTGccaaatgttgtgtgtgtgtgtgtgtgtgttttaaggtTATTTACATTGTCTCGCTCTGCAACAAACTTGTCCCTAAAGCTAGTGCAGTTGAGCATTGTAGCACGGTGTCCTCGCGCATTATCACAATTATTTATCGGGCCGCATTCTTCGCTCTTGTCTCATAAATAATTGCGACGTGTTTATAATCACAGTCTTTTCCTGTTTAGAGCTGCAGAGATGAGGCAGTTGAACTCACCGTGGTCAAGGATGCGCATGTACAAAGTACTTAGTGGACAGCGTGATACCAGATGGAGTATGTTTTGATGACGTGATGGGCCTCATACATGCTCGATTAATATAGTTTAAGTGGTGCGGTAATTGGTAATTAGGACAGCATTTTGGTTCACATGCAAAGAGACAATTTTATGGTCGTGCAGATGCTCATCGCAGTTTTCTGTTCGCATTTGCTCCTGGACGATTTTTGGGAAATTCAACCATGGGAATTTGATGATCCAGATTGAGTTCAGCAgctgtgtgttcgtgtgtgtgtgtttgtgtgtgtgtgtgtaaacatcCTTCTTTTCCAGCATGTGCTATTTTACAGCTCAAAAATTAATCCAATGTTTTAATTGAACAAATCAGGTTGCTTATTGTCTTTTTATCCTTTGCTGCCCTCCTTTtgtcgttgtttttgtttgttttgattctaTATTTGTCATAGTTTGAAGTTCCAAGAAAATAGTTAACTTCATCAGAATTCTCATAGAAGGGTAGAgtttatgtaccggtatatgcgtgtattcattattatttttgtttcttttatttcagttggggttttttgggggatttCTCACATAATCTTAAATCAGTTTTTCCcagtgaaatgaatggaaatggcatCAATccgttccagcacccccactgcacccccccaaaaaatactaatttttgTGTTCTGATAAGGAAAACACCCTTTACAATATTGTACTTTTTAAGAACTTAGTGATCACTTATttaaatggaattaaaaaatgttaaatcgGAAGTCAAGCCCCCACTAGCATGCCGTTTTCCATTGCATGTCAGCATTAAACTAGCGAGGCCTTAAGGGATTTTAAATGGGCAGCACGTTattctttgttttggatttaaatTGACAGGAAACTTaaactgtggggaggggggacGTTAAACAGCTCGCCACCTCGTTTTTTTGATAACTTGCTCGATATTTGCCGAAATGCTGCTTTTTGTGAGTTGACTGCCACCATACAGCACTCGTGCCTTTAGTTGTTTTTTCCCTATTGAAGtcaaaattaattcattcattcatcttccgagccgcttgatcctcactagggttgcgggggggggtgctggagcctatcccagctgtcttcgggcagtaggcgggggacaccctgaaccggtcgccagccaatcgcagggcacacagagacaaacaaccattcgcactcacactcacacccagggacaatttagagtgttcaatcagcctgccacgcatgtttttggaatgtgggaggaaaccggagcacccggagaaaacccacgcaggcccggggagaacatgcaaactccacacagggaggccggagctggaatcgaacccggtacctctgcactgcgaagccgacgtgctaaccactggactacccggccgCCCTGAAGTCAAAATATCAAGTCTAAATGAAAATTTAATCCCAGAGAAGATATtgggggcgggaaaaaaaaccctcaggaTCACAAGTTCACCCAGatggaagaagcagaagaaaggGAAGGAGGGCGCTTTGTCGTCCATGTCGGACAAAATGTATCCCGTTGTCTCTCATGATACAGATGACTTTTCTGCTCAATTCCCAAATGTACTTCTTCGTACTCACATCAAGCTGGATGTCTTTCAAAAGAAACATAAAGACGTAGATCGATCGAGGATAATATCGCCATCAGCCATTAAGTGTACTGTGTGCGGCTTTGAATTGTCAGTCAgagatcagcccccccccccccccgagtataaaaaaataaaaataaaataaaataacggctGCAACAACACAGCTGCTTTCACTTCGACAGACCTCAGTATGTTCCTTCCATTGATATCCTGATGCACAGCCGTCGTCTTGTGAAGTGTTGGACGTGGTGGTCTGCCTATCTTGTTGTGTGATACAATACATGAGTAAATGCAGGACTGTCTGAATCGGCTGTTAACATAACTAATGGACCACACACGTGCATACATTAAACAGACCTACAGCAGGCaaagacatacaaataagagttgcggcgtggggaaaaaaatcacaatcttCTTACTGATGAAGGGATATCATAACTTGACTTTTGTAAATGACGtctactcaaaaaaaaaaaaaaaaaagaatttcatcTTCTGATGAGCCTTAAAAGAGCACAGCCAGGATGTCCAGAGTCTGAGGGGAGCAGCTGGAAATAAACAgtgagtcacaaaaaaaaaaaaaaaagtccacacgcTCTCTCTGCTGCAGCTGTCTTGACCCAACTTGctgtatttgctttttttttttttttttttttttttttttaaattaacaacaTAGTTGTCTAGACTGGGGATTGCAACATTGACTCTGAATTATAATTTTCCGCTGTAGCTAAAGGCTTGAACAGTAAAGTCACTCCGGGGTGGGCGGGTTAAGTCCTTCAGGTCGCATAGGCTGTAGTGCTTTTAGGTTCCTGAGGTCAAATGAgggccctaaattgtccctacaaaaatacaaacgtgCATCtttttttggcacatttttttattatgacAGAAAAACTAAttagaatgtaaaaaaatatataattaaaaaaataattgtaaaaaatatgtcaataaaaaatacaactcaatTGGTCCTTTGGCTTTGAAAGCAGCAGCAGATAGCTCAGCAtgttccctcccaaaaaaaactatttgtgtgtgtgtgtgtgtatgtgtgtgtgtgtgtatgtgtatatatatatatatatatatatatatatatatatatatatatattcattcattcattcatcttcctaaccgcttgatcctcactagggtcgcggggggtgctggagcttatcccagctgtccccgggcagtaggcggggggcaccctgaatcggttgccagccaatcgcagggcaatatacatatatatatatatatatatttaaaaaattttttttcaagctgccATGCCTCCCCCTCAAGTCCTCTGGCACCCCCAAGTGGAGGTGTATCTCCCGCTTTGAATAAATGACTGGCTAAAACATGAATGGGTGGCTCACTCGATGGATAAAGTACACATCCCTCTAGTTTGTTCCTTTCGCTTTGTCAAAAAGCAAACACGCATTTCTCATTTGTTCCTCTGGACACCCTCCAaccaaaatatttattcagtCTCTTCATGAATGAACGATGTGAAATATGAGTGAAAGTTTCCCAGCGAGATAGCAATCCATTCCTGAGATAACACTGCGATAACCTGAAAATAAATCCCATTTTATATGATAACAAAACACAAGTTATAAGAAGACGTGATTAAAATCCTAACGCACAGTCAACAGGAAATGAGCTTTGCGGTTGAACTTACATGAGCCCCTCTCATGtctgtattatatattttttaatacttgcAGTTAAACATTGCAGACATTTGGACACCAACAGtgtagcaacacatgtagacagataaaagaggaatactcacaggcatgtattctttaatATTACTGTTGTTTACCGAGGCCAGGCGGTCATTATGTAAATTTATGTCTGTATCATTCTACCCCGAGTTTGCCAAGGTGCACACCCCAGAAGGAGCACCACAAGTCCATTAGATTGAAGCAGAACTCTGGCAAATAATTGTTTAATGTGTTTCATTCCAATTAAACATTTAATACCTTTATGTTGTTCCAAAGTACAATCTTAAGCACAATTTTTCTGATTGAAAAagtcttttgttgttgctgtttttgatTCTCAATGGTTCTCTGCTCTCATGTTCAAACTTCTCCAGTATGCATCCTCTTCATAATTGTACTTATGTCGACCAAGATAAATGCAGTTCCCCAAAAGTCAGCTTGGATCAAATCCGACTTCACCTGTGACCCTCACGATTGAATACCTAAGTACAGATAATGGATCGATGAACAAAATTTAATCTGCCAAGCACTAAATGCAACCAGACAggcctcagcccccccccccccttctgaaGAAACATCAACACTTCTCTGCATGTGTCTCCACTGTGTCCTCATGTGATCAACATGTTCCTCTGCACCCTCCCCCTCGGCCTCCCGCATCTCAGCAGTGGGATGGACACCACAGTAGATATCTGTGAGGACCCCCGTGCAAAAGTTCCTACATTTTTAGCCGTCGGGAAAAGATTGACCTCTTGGACGGGGAGCGCCTTTGTAAACATTCGAAGAATTTGACGGGAAACTGTTTGGGGCATTTTTGTCACATGCCAAGTaagttttgaatttgttttgtattttgtcttgaatgcattttttattttttagataatTCCCAAATTTATGTTAGAAAGGAATGCACAGTTCTTTGTCatggtatactgtatatatattttttaaccctgATTATTTATCATGTGGTAGAGACATTGATTAGATCCTAATTAGTTGTTTCAAAGTGTAGTTATTGGCGCCATCTGCTGCTCAAAGAGTTTGAAAACTGACTAGTCCTTCTTttgatgttgctttttttgctgAATCTTTGTCTCGTTTTGTAAATGGCTGAAAGACGGCTCTCTTTTTGAACTCttttacaaagcaaaaaaaacgaaacaacagCGGCTCATAACTTGTGCATGGCCGCTTACGCGACTCTTCTTGTCACACCCCCCTCACGTTATTAACCAATGATTGTTTCTCTTTTTAGCGCTATGGACCTCTTTGAGTTCCTTTGTCTGCTGCTTTATGTGACTGTCACTCATGCGAGCAGCGAGGTGCACAAGTGGACCAGGCAGAAGCTTCCGGTGCTGACGGCCCAAAAAACCCAGCTTCAAGAGAAACCTTTGTTCAGGAGTCCAACGGCGGATGCAAAGGAAGGCGAAGTTACCCAACTGTGCGGTATCGAGTGTCAGAGTGGCCTACCGCCCTTAAACCCAAGCGAGCAAGAGAGGATTCTGGGATATGAGACGATGTATGACAATGGCACATGCACCCGCACTGACGTCAGATTCCGAGGTTGGAACACGACGGGACCGGCTGCGTACGTTTCGTCGCCGAGTCGCAAGAAGCGGCAGGTTTACGGCGCCGACGGTCGCTTCGTTATCTCCGACTGGCATTTCATCACCAACTATCCTTTCGCCACCGCCGTACGCCTTTCCACGGGCTGCTCCGGGGTCCTGGTCTCCCCCAAACACGTGTTGACGGCTGCCAACTGCATCCATGATGGGAGTTACTATCTGGAGAGCGTGAAAAGCTTGAAAGTCGGAGTGCTGCAACTCCGAAACAaacgagggaggaggaggaggaggaagagacggCAGAGAGCTGCAAGGAAAACAAAGCAGCAAAAAGGAGAGCTGCGGGATGGAGAGAAGAATAGAATTGCTCGAGATACAGCAAGAATTCGCAGCACCCATTTGGGGGTGGGAATCAGTCCCCGCAGTAGGCAGCCAGTCTTTCGCTGGATACGAGTCAAACAAACGCGCATCCCGCAAGGATGGATCCACTCGAGGAACTCCTCTGCTTCCCTGGCCACCGACTACGACTACGCCCTCCTGGAACTGAAACGAGCCGTCAAACAGAGGAAGTTCATGGAGATCGGCGTGGCGCCCCGCGCCTTCCTCCCGGCCCGAATCCACTTCTCGAGCTACGACGAAGACAAAAGCTTGCTGGCCGTCCGCGAGGGTGAAAAAGTGGTCTACCGCTTTTGCTCGGTGGTGAAGGAGTCCGACGATCTGATGTACCAGCATTGCGATGCCCGGCCAGGAGCCACCGGGGCGGGGGTTTACGTCCGTCTGAGACAGGAAGGCGGGAAAGGGAAGTGGCAGCGTCGAGTGATCGGGGTGTTCTCGGGTCATCAGTGGGTGCAAGTTGGGGACGGCGAGCAGCGGGACTTCAATGTGGCGGTGAGGATCACCCCTGCCAAATATGCGCAAATCTGCCACTGGATCCACACAGACCCCAGTCACTGCAAAACTCTTTGAACTCCTACTTACTTTTGTCCAGCTGTGGCACTGTGCCATTAAGCTTAGGCCACAAAAGTATGCTTCCACGCTAACCgtttgcatttgtttgtatGGTTGTGAAGTTGATCCGTTTCAGCTGTAGtctgcttttaaaaaaacaaaaaaaaagtgaaattgctGTCTCGTCTGAAACTTTGTATACACTGTGCTAATTAGGCCTGTCTCTAGACAGATTCGTATTGGTTTAGGATGGGCTGAGGTTAGGGATAGCAATGCTAACAATGAAGCGCCATGCTTCATTGTGAGCATTCGAAGCCCATGAAACAGTGGCGGCGATGTTGTTGTCGTCCTTGATTTTAGTTTTGACAGTGGTCATAACTAAGAATTTCAAATGAACCCTTCTTAACCCTTGAATGCCTGACCCATCAAGGAATAGCcagaaaaatcagattttttttgggggggggaactgAGATGTTCATTCAACCTTataacaaaatccacaaaaatatttttgtcatattattttgttttagatatttgttgTATCACATTTCTAAGCATTATGTAGATTACATCAAAAACTGACAATCATATTTTAAACCTAATTTCAGATTTGATACAGATGATTTaatctttttatatatatattgcgcatcgtcccgcacgcggtctgtccttccgtctgtcccttttcaaaacgtacctacttcactgcgccgccactgcgccgctcaggcagtggctcactacgatacgcgggcatcttagcgaaaaaatgttgtctacccacaagcattgcaataaaattgttagttatttagtagagctaaacatctctttattttcgcgataagcaatgaagatgaacaaaaagttgaaccaa contains the following coding sequences:
- the LOC127591945 gene encoding inactive serine protease 35-like, coding for MPSNAMDLFEFLCLLLYVTVTHASSEVHKWTRQKLPVLTAQKTQLQEKPLFRSPTADAKEGEVTQLCGIECQSGLPPLNPSEQERILGYETMYDNGTCTRTDVRFRGWNTTGPAAYVSSPSRKKRQVYGADGRFVISDWHFITNYPFATAVRLSTGCSGVLVSPKHVLTAANCIHDGSYYLESVKSLKVGVLQLRNKRGRRRRRKRRQRAARKTKQQKGELRDGEKNRIARDTARIRSTHLGVGISPRSRQPVFRWIRVKQTRIPQGWIHSRNSSASLATDYDYALLELKRAVKQRKFMEIGVAPRAFLPARIHFSSYDEDKSLLAVREGEKVVYRFCSVVKESDDLMYQHCDARPGATGAGVYVRLRQEGGKGKWQRRVIGVFSGHQWVQVGDGEQRDFNVAVRITPAKYAQICHWIHTDPSHCKTL